One segment of Polaribacter huanghezhanensis DNA contains the following:
- a CDS encoding S9 family peptidase → MRKILFYTTAFSLIFATACKNDSMKNKGITPPIAEKIPVEIETHGDIRIDNYFWMRLSDQQKNAKVKDEQTTKTLDYLNAENDYYDQITSHTNNFKTSLFEEMKSRIKEDDESVPYKKNGYFYITKYEKGQQYPIYTRKKASLDAKEELLFDVNELAKGHDYFQLGGLNISQNNELAAFSVDTISRRQYVLHIKNLKTGKVYNDVITNTNGGSVWANDNKTLFYTKKDPVSLRSYKVFKHVLGTNESDDVEVYHESDETFGIGVAKTKSNDFIVIASYSTLSTEYRVLDANNPNGSFKIIQPRERNLEYSVSHYGDHFYLLTNKDGAKNFKLMKTPVDKTSKENWVDVIKHREDTLLEDVSIFKNYLVLEERTNGLNKIRIKRWDNTKDYYLPFDEETYTADVYSNPDFDTNTIRYSYNSMTTPSSVIDFNMDDQSKEIKKEQEVLGGKFDKNKYTSKRVWVAARDGKKIAISLVYRKDIEINENTPVLQYAYGSYGYTIPDGFSTTRLSLLDRGFVYVLAHIRGSEYLGRNWYEDGKLLKKKNTFNDFVDCSKFLIENNYTSANHLYAMGGSAGGLLMGAIANMNPELYNGIIAQVPFVDVISTMLDESIPLTTGEFDEWGNPKNKEYYDYIKSYSPYDQVKAKAYPNMLITTGYWDSQVQYWEPAKWVAKLREYKTDDNILLLHTNMDAGHGGASGRFDALKEVAKEYAFMLDLENKIE, encoded by the coding sequence ATGAGAAAGATATTGTTTTACACTACAGCATTTAGCCTTATTTTTGCAACCGCTTGTAAAAATGATTCCATGAAAAATAAAGGTATTACACCACCAATTGCAGAAAAAATTCCAGTAGAAATTGAAACGCATGGTGATATTAGAATTGACAATTATTTTTGGATGCGTTTGTCTGATCAGCAAAAAAACGCCAAAGTAAAAGACGAGCAAACTACAAAAACGCTTGATTATTTAAATGCAGAAAACGATTATTACGATCAAATAACATCTCATACAAATAATTTTAAAACGTCTTTGTTCGAAGAAATGAAATCTCGAATTAAAGAAGATGACGAATCTGTTCCGTATAAAAAGAATGGCTATTTTTACATTACGAAATACGAAAAAGGACAACAATACCCAATTTATACCCGTAAAAAAGCATCTTTAGATGCTAAAGAAGAATTGTTGTTTGATGTAAATGAATTGGCAAAAGGACACGATTATTTCCAATTAGGCGGATTAAATATCAGCCAAAATAACGAGTTGGCAGCTTTTTCGGTTGATACAATTAGTAGGCGACAATATGTGCTTCACATTAAAAATTTAAAAACAGGAAAAGTTTACAACGATGTAATTACCAATACAAATGGTGGTTCAGTTTGGGCAAACGATAATAAAACCTTGTTTTACACAAAAAAAGATCCTGTTTCTTTAAGAAGTTATAAGGTTTTTAAACATGTTTTAGGAACGAATGAATCTGATGATGTTGAAGTGTATCACGAAAGTGATGAAACATTTGGAATTGGAGTAGCAAAAACAAAATCAAATGATTTTATTGTAATTGCCTCTTATTCAACTTTATCAACAGAATATAGAGTGTTAGATGCAAATAACCCTAACGGAAGTTTTAAAATTATTCAACCAAGAGAACGTAATTTAGAATATAGTGTTTCGCATTATGGAGATCATTTTTATCTGTTAACAAATAAAGATGGCGCTAAAAATTTTAAATTGATGAAAACTCCAGTCGATAAAACTTCTAAAGAAAACTGGGTAGATGTAATTAAGCATAGAGAAGACACGCTGTTAGAAGATGTTTCTATTTTTAAAAACTATTTAGTACTAGAAGAACGTACTAATGGATTGAATAAAATTAGAATTAAACGTTGGGACAATACCAAAGATTATTATTTACCTTTTGATGAAGAAACCTATACGGCAGATGTATATTCAAATCCAGATTTTGATACCAATACAATTCGTTATTCTTACAATTCAATGACAACGCCAAGTTCTGTAATTGATTTTAATATGGATGACCAATCAAAAGAAATCAAAAAAGAACAAGAAGTTTTAGGAGGAAAATTTGATAAAAATAAGTACACGAGCAAACGTGTTTGGGTAGCCGCAAGAGACGGAAAAAAAATAGCGATTTCTTTAGTATACAGAAAAGATATTGAGATTAATGAAAACACACCAGTATTGCAATATGCGTACGGTTCTTACGGTTATACAATTCCTGATGGATTTAGCACCACAAGATTAAGTTTGTTAGACAGAGGATTTGTGTATGTTTTAGCGCATATTAGAGGAAGCGAATATTTAGGAAGAAATTGGTACGAAGACGGAAAACTATTAAAGAAGAAAAACACGTTTAACGATTTTGTAGATTGTTCTAAGTTTTTAATAGAAAATAACTATACATCGGCAAATCATTTATACGCAATGGGCGGATCTGCTGGCGGATTGTTAATGGGAGCAATTGCAAATATGAATCCAGAATTGTACAACGGAATTATAGCGCAAGTTCCTTTTGTTGATGTAATTTCTACCATGTTAGATGAAAGTATTCCGTTAACAACGGGAGAATTTGACGAATGGGGAAATCCGAAGAACAAAGAATATTACGACTACATAAAAAGTTATTCTCCGTACGATCAAGTAAAAGCAAAAGCATATCCAAATATGTTAATTACAACCGGTTATTGGGATAGTCAAGTGCAATATTGGGAACCTGCAAAATGGGTTGCTAAATTAAGAGAATATAAAACAGACGATAACATTTTGTTATTGCATACAAATATGGACGCTGGCCATGGTGGAGCATCAGGAAGATTTGATGCCTTAAAAGAAGTAGCTAAAGAATACGCATTTATGTTAGATTTAGAGAATAAAATTGAATAA
- a CDS encoding PLP-dependent cysteine synthase family protein produces MTRNQNTNKNILELVGQTPLVQLNTITNHLKGSYFAKLESFNPGHSAKDRIATYIIENAEKTGLLKPGDTIVETTSGNTGFSLAMISMVKGYKCILAVSSKTSQDKIDMLKIMGAEVHLCPVNVAADDPRSYYEVAKRIHKETPNSIYINQYFNELNSEAHYHSTGPEIWKQTEGKVTHVVVASGTGGTISGIGKYLKEQNPAIKILGVDAYGSILKGFHETGEIDEEDIYPYRIEGLGKNLIPTATNFDVIDCYEKVTDKDAALRAREIVAKEGIFSGYTSGAVLQAAIQYNNKNMFATNSVVVLVFPDHGSRYMNKIYNDSWMQQQGFME; encoded by the coding sequence ATGACAAGAAATCAAAACACAAATAAAAATATTTTAGAACTCGTTGGGCAAACACCATTAGTTCAGTTAAACACCATTACAAATCACTTAAAAGGTTCTTATTTTGCAAAATTAGAATCGTTCAACCCAGGTCATTCTGCAAAAGACAGAATAGCAACGTATATTATAGAAAACGCAGAGAAAACAGGACTTCTAAAACCTGGAGATACCATTGTAGAAACTACTTCTGGCAATACAGGTTTTTCACTGGCAATGATTTCTATGGTAAAAGGCTACAAATGCATTTTAGCAGTCAGTTCTAAAACATCTCAAGATAAGATTGACATGTTAAAAATAATGGGAGCAGAGGTGCATTTATGTCCTGTAAATGTTGCCGCAGACGATCCTCGCTCTTATTACGAAGTAGCAAAAAGAATTCATAAAGAAACTCCGAATTCCATTTACATCAACCAATATTTTAACGAATTAAATAGTGAAGCACACTACCATTCTACAGGACCAGAAATTTGGAAACAAACCGAAGGGAAAGTTACACATGTAGTTGTTGCAAGCGGAACAGGAGGAACAATTTCTGGAATTGGGAAATACTTAAAAGAGCAAAATCCAGCAATTAAAATATTAGGTGTAGATGCGTACGGTTCTATTTTAAAAGGGTTTCACGAAACAGGAGAAATAGACGAAGAAGATATTTATCCGTACAGAATAGAAGGTTTGGGTAAAAATTTAATTCCTACTGCAACTAATTTTGATGTAATTGACTGTTACGAAAAAGTAACAGATAAAGATGCTGCGCTTAGAGCTCGAGAAATTGTAGCCAAAGAAGGAATTTTTTCTGGATACACAAGCGGTGCTGTTCTTCAAGCGGCAATTCAGTACAACAATAAAAATATGTTTGCAACTAATAGTGTTGTTGTATTGGTTTTTCCTGATCACGGATCTAGATATATGAATAAAATTTACAACGATTCTTGGATGCAACAGCAAGGGTTTATGGAGTAG
- a CDS encoding aminotransferase class I/II-fold pyridoxal phosphate-dependent enzyme: protein MTKDLFERIKGDKGPLGKWADKAEGYYVFPKLEGPISNRMSFNGKKVITWSINDYLGLANHPEVLKVDGEAAREYGMAYPMGARMMSGHTVFHEQLEKECAEFVEKEAAYLVNFGYQGMVSAIDALVTKNDIIVYDMDTHACIIDGVRLHAGKRFVYKHNDMESFEKNLQRATKMAATTGGGILVISEGVFGMRGEQGRLKEIVALKEKYNFRLLVDDAHGFGTLGKDGKGTGFEQGVQDGIDVYFATFAKSMAGIGAFFAGDEDVIQYLQYNMRSQMFAKSLPMAMVKGALKRLDMLRTMPELKTKLWENTNALQGGLKKAGFDLGTTQTCITPVFLKGEIPEAMAMVNDLRENYGIFCSIVVYPVIPKGLIILRLIPTATHTQEDIDETIAAFSGIRTKLENGTYKKIAVSMMEE, encoded by the coding sequence ATGACGAAAGATTTATTTGAAAGAATAAAAGGTGATAAAGGACCATTAGGAAAATGGGCTGATAAAGCCGAAGGATATTATGTTTTTCCGAAGTTAGAAGGACCAATTTCTAACAGAATGTCTTTTAACGGAAAGAAAGTTATTACGTGGAGTATTAATGATTACTTAGGATTGGCAAATCATCCAGAGGTGTTAAAAGTTGATGGAGAAGCTGCTAGAGAATACGGAATGGCGTATCCAATGGGCGCAAGAATGATGTCTGGTCATACTGTTTTTCACGAGCAATTAGAAAAAGAATGTGCAGAATTTGTTGAGAAAGAAGCTGCTTATTTGGTCAACTTCGGTTACCAAGGAATGGTTTCTGCAATTGATGCGTTGGTCACTAAAAACGATATCATAGTATATGATATGGATACGCACGCTTGTATTATTGATGGAGTTCGTTTGCATGCAGGAAAACGTTTTGTGTACAAACACAACGATATGGAAAGTTTTGAGAAAAACTTACAACGTGCTACTAAAATGGCTGCTACAACAGGCGGCGGAATCTTAGTAATTTCTGAAGGAGTTTTTGGAATGCGTGGAGAACAAGGAAGATTAAAAGAAATTGTTGCTTTAAAAGAAAAATACAACTTCCGTTTATTAGTAGATGATGCTCATGGTTTTGGAACTTTAGGGAAAGACGGAAAAGGAACCGGATTTGAACAAGGAGTACAAGACGGAATTGACGTTTATTTTGCAACCTTTGCAAAATCGATGGCTGGTATTGGTGCTTTCTTTGCAGGAGATGAAGATGTAATACAGTATTTACAATACAATATGCGTTCTCAAATGTTTGCAAAATCTTTACCAATGGCAATGGTAAAAGGAGCATTAAAACGTTTAGATATGTTGCGTACAATGCCAGAATTAAAAACAAAACTCTGGGAAAACACCAATGCTTTACAAGGTGGTTTAAAAAAGGCTGGTTTTGATTTAGGAACTACACAAACGTGTATTACACCAGTGTTTTTAAAAGGAGAAATTCCTGAAGCAATGGCAATGGTCAATGACTTACGTGAAAATTACGGAATCTTTTGTTCTATTGTGGTGTATCCAGTAATTCCAAAAGGATTGATCATCTTAAGATTGATTCCGACTGCAACACATACGCAAGAAGATATTGATGAAACAATTGCAGCATTTTCTGGAATTAGAACCAAATTAGAAAATGGTACCTATAAAAAGATTGCTGTTTCTATGATGGAAGAATAG
- a CDS encoding DEAD/DEAH box helicase: protein MSTFLELGLREEISKALTDLGYENPTVIQEKAIPQVIASTQDLKAFAQTGTGKTAAFSLPILQQLDVNSKDTQAIILSPTRELAVQIGKNIEEFAKYLKGVRTTTVYGGANIDEQIRSLKKGSQIVVGTPGRTVDLIKRRALKLGSIRWIVLDEADEMLNMGFKDELDKVLEATPAEKQTLLFSATFPREVEAIAKNYMTKPIEITSGQKNEGSDDVSHEYYVVNERTRYEALKRIADVNTDIYAIVFCRTRRETQEVANNLIKDGYSADALHGDLSQGQRDGVMDKFRKKSIQILVATDVAARGLDVTELTHVINHKLPDQIENYTHRSGRTGRAGKKGISIVLVNGKEKGKLRSIERIINKKFVQANIPSGKEICQNQLMHLIDKVQNAEVNTNQIEEFLPSIYEKLEGLDREQLIQKFVSLEFNTFLAYYENAKDLNDLAASRGDSRDSGGRGRPRDENMTRFFINLGRKDDLNPARLIGLINDQRITDNIEIGAIDILDTFSFFELDKNFEGQTLSAFEENDPEFNGRGVNIEITKKERSGGGRGRGGDRSGRRSPKSDGGGFGRKRSDRSSSSSSPRRSGSSDRKPRAGGDRPDRGSADRQSGGFGRRRRER from the coding sequence ATGTCAACATTTTTAGAGTTGGGGCTTAGAGAAGAAATCTCTAAAGCGCTAACAGATTTGGGTTATGAAAACCCTACAGTAATTCAAGAAAAAGCAATTCCACAAGTAATTGCATCCACACAAGATTTAAAGGCTTTTGCACAAACCGGAACTGGTAAAACAGCCGCTTTTAGTTTGCCTATTTTACAACAATTAGATGTAAATAGTAAAGACACACAAGCAATTATTTTATCTCCAACTAGAGAACTAGCAGTTCAGATTGGAAAAAACATCGAAGAGTTTGCAAAATATTTAAAAGGTGTAAGAACTACAACCGTTTATGGTGGAGCAAACATTGATGAACAAATTCGTTCATTAAAAAAAGGTTCTCAAATAGTTGTTGGAACTCCTGGTAGAACAGTAGATTTAATTAAGCGTAGAGCCTTAAAACTAGGAAGCATTCGTTGGATCGTTTTAGACGAAGCCGATGAAATGTTAAACATGGGTTTTAAAGACGAATTGGATAAAGTTTTAGAAGCAACTCCTGCTGAAAAACAAACTTTGTTATTTTCTGCAACTTTTCCAAGAGAAGTTGAAGCGATTGCAAAAAACTACATGACCAAGCCTATAGAAATTACTTCTGGGCAAAAGAACGAAGGTTCTGATGACGTAAGTCACGAATATTATGTAGTTAACGAACGTACACGTTACGAAGCTTTAAAAAGAATTGCAGATGTAAATACAGATATTTACGCAATTGTATTTTGTAGAACTCGTAGAGAAACACAAGAAGTTGCAAATAACTTAATAAAAGATGGTTATAGCGCAGATGCGTTGCACGGAGATTTATCTCAAGGGCAACGTGATGGCGTGATGGATAAATTCAGAAAGAAAAGTATTCAGATTTTAGTAGCAACAGATGTTGCGGCGCGTGGTTTGGATGTTACTGAATTAACACATGTTATCAACCATAAATTACCAGACCAAATAGAAAACTACACACACAGATCTGGAAGAACTGGTAGAGCTGGTAAAAAAGGAATTTCGATTGTCTTGGTCAACGGAAAAGAAAAAGGAAAATTACGTTCTATAGAAAGAATTATCAATAAGAAATTTGTACAAGCAAATATTCCTAGCGGAAAAGAAATTTGTCAAAATCAATTAATGCATTTAATTGATAAAGTGCAAAATGCAGAAGTAAATACCAATCAAATTGAAGAATTTTTACCAAGTATTTACGAAAAACTAGAAGGATTAGACAGAGAACAATTGATTCAGAAATTTGTTTCTTTAGAGTTCAATACGTTCTTAGCCTATTACGAAAATGCAAAAGATTTAAACGATTTAGCAGCATCTAGAGGAGACTCTAGAGATTCTGGCGGAAGAGGAAGACCAAGAGACGAAAACATGACGCGTTTCTTTATCAACTTAGGTAGAAAAGACGATTTAAATCCTGCACGATTAATTGGTTTAATTAACGACCAACGTATTACAGACAATATAGAAATTGGCGCAATTGATATTTTAGACACTTTTTCATTCTTTGAATTGGATAAAAACTTTGAAGGACAAACATTAAGTGCTTTTGAAGAAAACGATCCAGAATTTAACGGACGTGGCGTAAATATAGAAATTACGAAGAAAGAACGTTCTGGCGGCGGAAGAGGTCGTGGCGGTGATAGAAGCGGAAGAAGATCACCAAAATCTGATGGCGGTGGATTCGGAAGAAAACGTAGCGATAGAAGCTCTTCTTCATCTTCTCCAAGAAGAAGCGGTTCTTCTGACAGAAAACCAAGAGCTGGCGGAGACAGACCTGATAGAGGTTCTGCAGACAGACAATCTGGCGGTTTCGGAAGAAGACGTAGAGAAAGATAA
- a CDS encoding TlpA family protein disulfide reductase codes for MNRFFKYCFLLTTIVLIGSCTTSNKEKRTYFGGKIIHPKSDFVLLYQNDKLIDSLFLDKEDKFLGSFKDFNEGFYYFIHGNENQYIYFQPNDSISIRLNTWDFDESLVFSGIGAEKNNILIDCFLENEKERYNHYIYSFYGLEPTAFKAKLDSLLNLRQLKIDAFKSRQTDLPENYSKVLEVVAKYPIYNRFERYPAKYKEINKAADFPKIDAAFYSYRKNIDLNNSDLMYLKSYTQYIVNRLYNNVYKEGYSNTSNEFTVALLNTIDKNITSEKLKNTFLRQIVINDFLDKSSCSINKEAFFTYFKLSSDIEDKKEIQRLINDVNKVHAGNQLPAFDVLDFNNAKHSIKKLTKNKNSVIYLWNPNYISGEYLSSRINYLSEKFPKLNFIGVKIAASTKEKAVQGIDIKQQFFIGPESKINEFLTSKLPRTLLINKKGEIVNGYASITSSKIYKQLKTLQKD; via the coding sequence ATGAATCGATTTTTTAAATATTGTTTTTTACTTACAACTATTGTTTTAATTGGTAGTTGTACAACTTCTAACAAAGAAAAACGCACTTATTTTGGTGGTAAAATTATACATCCAAAATCTGATTTTGTGTTGCTGTACCAAAATGACAAGCTGATTGATAGTTTGTTTTTAGACAAAGAAGATAAGTTTTTAGGATCTTTTAAAGATTTTAACGAAGGTTTCTACTACTTTATTCATGGCAACGAAAATCAATACATTTATTTTCAACCAAATGATAGTATTTCTATTCGTTTAAATACTTGGGATTTTGATGAATCTTTGGTTTTTAGCGGAATTGGAGCTGAGAAAAACAACATCCTTATTGATTGCTTTTTAGAAAACGAAAAAGAACGCTATAACCATTATATTTATTCATTTTACGGTTTAGAACCAACTGCTTTTAAAGCAAAATTAGATTCTTTATTAAATTTAAGACAGTTAAAAATTGATGCTTTTAAATCTAGACAAACCGACTTGCCAGAAAACTATTCTAAAGTTTTAGAAGTGGTTGCCAAATATCCTATTTACAATCGATTTGAAAGATATCCAGCCAAATATAAAGAAATCAACAAGGCAGCTGATTTTCCTAAAATAGATGCTGCATTTTATAGCTACAGAAAAAACATCGATTTAAACAATAGCGATTTAATGTATTTAAAATCTTACACACAATACATTGTAAATAGACTTTACAACAATGTGTACAAAGAAGGCTATTCGAATACATCAAATGAATTTACGGTGGCTTTATTAAATACGATTGATAAAAACATTACTAGCGAAAAATTAAAAAATACTTTTTTAAGACAAATCGTTATCAATGATTTTTTAGATAAATCATCTTGTAGCATTAATAAAGAAGCTTTCTTTACCTATTTTAAATTAAGTTCTGACATAGAGGATAAAAAAGAAATTCAACGTTTAATTAACGATGTAAACAAAGTACATGCTGGAAATCAATTACCTGCCTTTGATGTGTTAGATTTTAACAATGCCAAACACAGTATCAAAAAATTAACAAAAAATAAAAATAGTGTTATTTATCTTTGGAATCCTAATTATATCAGTGGCGAATATTTATCATCAAGAATTAATTATTTATCAGAAAAATTTCCAAAACTTAATTTTATCGGTGTAAAAATTGCTGCCTCTACAAAAGAAAAAGCGGTACAAGGAATCGATATTAAGCAACAGTTTTTTATCGGCCCAGAAAGTAAAATAAACGAGTTTTTAACGAGCAAATTACCAAGAACTTTATTGATCAATAAAAAAGGTGAAATTGTAAACGGCTACGCTTCTATTACCAGCTCTAAAATTTACAAACAATTAAAGACTTTACAGAAAGACTAA
- a CDS encoding ABC-F family ATP-binding cassette domain-containing protein, whose protein sequence is MLSVSNLSVQFGKRILFDEVNTKFLQGNCYGIIGANGAGKSTFLKIISGEQDPTSGHVHLETGKRMSVLSQNHFAFDEIPVLETVIMGNKELFAIKKEMDALYADYTDENAEKIGELQVKFEEMNGWNADSDAAAMLSNLGIKEDLHYTLMKDLDGKQKVRVLLAQAIFGNPDVLIMDEPTNDLDFETINWLENFLANYDNTVIVVSHDRHFLDAVCTHISDIDFGKINNYSGNYTFWYESSQLAAKQRAQQNKKAEDKKKELEEFIRRFSANVAKSKQATSRKKMIEKLNVDDIKPSSRRYPAIIFKSEREAGDQILNVEGLAKKFEGEYLFNDININLNKGDKVAIISKNSRAVTAFYQILNDREKADAGSFDWGVTTTQSYLPLENAEYFTNAELDLVDWLRQYAQTEEEREEVFLRGFLGKMIFSGEEALKKCNVLSGGEKVRCMLSRMMMTRANILQLDEPTNHLDLESIQALNNSLINFKGTVLLSTHDHEFAQTVANRIIEITPKGVIDRYATFDDYLSDPKIKEQREKMYS, encoded by the coding sequence ATGCTTTCAGTTTCAAATTTATCCGTTCAGTTTGGTAAAAGAATATTATTTGATGAAGTAAACACAAAATTTTTACAAGGCAATTGCTACGGTATTATTGGCGCAAATGGTGCAGGAAAATCTACCTTTCTTAAAATAATATCTGGAGAGCAAGATCCAACTTCTGGTCATGTGCATTTAGAAACAGGAAAAAGAATGTCGGTTTTATCTCAGAATCACTTTGCTTTTGATGAAATTCCAGTATTAGAAACTGTTATTATGGGAAACAAAGAATTGTTTGCCATCAAAAAAGAAATGGATGCTTTGTATGCTGATTATACGGATGAAAATGCAGAAAAAATTGGCGAATTACAAGTAAAGTTCGAAGAAATGAATGGTTGGAATGCAGATTCTGATGCCGCAGCAATGTTGTCTAACCTTGGAATTAAAGAAGATTTGCATTATACATTGATGAAAGATTTAGACGGAAAACAAAAAGTGCGTGTGTTATTGGCACAAGCAATTTTTGGAAATCCAGATGTTTTAATTATGGATGAGCCAACAAACGACTTGGATTTTGAAACCATTAATTGGTTAGAAAATTTCTTAGCAAATTATGATAATACGGTAATTGTAGTTTCGCATGATAGACACTTTTTAGATGCGGTTTGTACACATATTTCTGATATCGATTTTGGTAAAATAAACAACTATTCTGGGAACTATACTTTTTGGTACGAATCGAGTCAGTTAGCAGCAAAACAAAGAGCACAACAAAACAAAAAAGCCGAAGATAAAAAGAAAGAATTAGAAGAATTTATTCGTCGTTTTTCTGCAAACGTTGCGAAATCGAAACAAGCAACTTCGCGTAAAAAAATGATTGAGAAGTTAAATGTTGATGATATCAAACCATCAAGCAGAAGGTATCCTGCAATTATTTTTAAAAGCGAGCGCGAAGCTGGAGATCAGATTTTAAACGTAGAAGGATTGGCTAAAAAGTTTGAAGGAGAATATTTATTTAATGATATCAACATCAACCTAAATAAAGGTGATAAAGTTGCTATTATTTCTAAAAACTCTAGAGCAGTTACTGCTTTTTATCAAATTTTAAATGACAGAGAAAAGGCAGATGCTGGTTCTTTTGATTGGGGAGTTACAACAACACAATCTTATTTACCGTTAGAAAATGCTGAGTATTTTACAAATGCAGAATTAGATTTGGTAGATTGGTTACGTCAATATGCGCAAACAGAAGAAGAAAGAGAAGAAGTTTTTTTAAGAGGATTTTTAGGGAAAATGATTTTTAGTGGAGAAGAAGCATTGAAAAAATGTAATGTGTTGTCTGGTGGAGAAAAAGTCCGTTGTATGTTGTCTAGAATGATGATGACAAGAGCAAATATTTTACAATTAGACGAACCAACAAATCACTTAGATTTAGAATCGATTCAGGCTTTAAATAACTCGTTAATTAACTTTAAAGGAACCGTATTGCTTTCTACACACGATCATGAATTTGCACAAACGGTTGCAAATAGAATTATAGAAATTACTCCAAAAGGAGTGATTGATAGATATGCTACTTTTGATGATTATTTATCTGATCCAAAGATTAAAGAACAACGAGAAAAAATGTATTCATAA
- a CDS encoding hydrogen peroxide-inducible genes activator, with the protein MTITQLKYVLSVAEYQNFTIAAEHSFVTQPTLSMQIQKLEDELKAKIFNRSTKPIELTDIGKKIVEQAKIIVDESNRITDIVHQQKGFIGGEFKLGIIPTVMPTLLPMFLNNFTKKYPKVKLIIEELTTEEIIRKLTDGHIDAAIAATPLENEAIKERPLYYEPFVGLIPENHRLFKEKVINPDELEMDDILLLEDGHCFKESVINLCRTYKTDNKKSFQLASGSFDTLIKLTKEGLGMTLLPYLHTLDLNDVDKSHLREFISPPPAREVSLIYHKSLLKMQLIEALKTTIDAVIRGAISFSDVKIISPLQKK; encoded by the coding sequence ATGACTATTACACAATTAAAATATGTACTTTCTGTAGCAGAATATCAGAATTTTACAATCGCTGCTGAGCATAGTTTTGTTACACAACCCACATTGAGTATGCAAATACAAAAATTAGAAGACGAACTAAAAGCTAAAATATTTAATCGTTCTACAAAACCAATTGAACTAACAGATATTGGAAAAAAGATTGTGGAGCAAGCAAAAATTATTGTGGATGAAAGCAATAGAATAACAGATATTGTGCATCAACAAAAAGGGTTTATTGGTGGCGAATTTAAACTGGGAATCATCCCAACGGTGATGCCAACTTTATTGCCAATGTTCTTAAATAATTTCACTAAAAAATACCCGAAAGTAAAATTGATTATTGAGGAATTAACCACCGAAGAAATCATACGAAAACTTACTGACGGACACATAGACGCTGCGATTGCTGCAACTCCGTTAGAAAACGAAGCAATTAAAGAAAGACCTTTATATTACGAACCCTTTGTAGGTTTGATCCCAGAAAATCATCGTCTTTTTAAAGAAAAAGTGATTAATCCTGATGAATTAGAAATGGACGATATTTTGTTATTAGAAGATGGACATTGTTTTAAAGAAAGTGTCATCAACTTATGTAGAACCTACAAAACTGATAATAAAAAATCGTTTCAATTGGCTAGTGGAAGTTTTGATACACTTATAAAATTAACAAAAGAAGGTTTGGGAATGACATTGCTTCCGTATTTACATACCTTAGATTTAAACGACGTCGATAAAAGTCATTTACGTGAATTTATTAGTCCGCCACCAGCAAGGGAAGTGAGTTTAATTTATCATAAATCGCTATTAAAAATGCAATTGATAGAAGCATTAAAAACTACCATTGATGCTGTTATTAGAGGTGCAATTTCTTTTTCTGATGTAAAAATTATCAGTCCGTTGCAGAAGAAATAA
- a CDS encoding Dps family protein gives MNKTVLGLDRKETENLVNELNVLLANFQVYYQSLRGLHWNIKGKNFFELHVKFEELYNDSQLKIDLIAERILTLQGKPLHTFSEYISLAKVPVAKDVSNDIEAVEVVVHSLSELLSIEREILNNSGDANDEGTNAMMSDFIAEQEKTIWMMNAWLGK, from the coding sequence ATGAACAAAACAGTATTAGGATTAGACAGAAAAGAAACGGAAAACTTAGTGAATGAATTAAATGTTTTGTTAGCTAATTTTCAAGTATATTACCAAAGTTTAAGGGGTCTACACTGGAATATAAAAGGGAAGAATTTTTTTGAATTGCATGTAAAGTTTGAAGAGTTGTATAACGATTCACAATTAAAAATTGATTTGATTGCAGAACGAATTTTAACCTTACAAGGAAAACCATTACATACTTTTAGTGAGTATATTTCGTTGGCAAAAGTTCCTGTTGCAAAAGATGTTTCTAACGATATTGAAGCTGTAGAAGTAGTTGTACATTCACTTTCAGAATTGTTGTCGATAGAACGAGAAATTTTAAATAATTCTGGAGATGCAAATGATGAAGGAACAAATGCTATGATGAGCGATTTTATAGCAGAACAAGAAAAAACAATTTGGATGATGAATGCTTGGTTAGGGAAATAA